From the Theobroma cacao cultivar B97-61/B2 chromosome 2, Criollo_cocoa_genome_V2, whole genome shotgun sequence genome, one window contains:
- the LOC18608490 gene encoding thioredoxin-like protein YLS8 isoform X1: MSYLLPHLHSGWAVDQAILAEEERLVVIRFGHDWDETCMQMDEVLASVAETIKNFAVIYLVDITEVPDFNTMYELYDPSTVMFFFRNKHIMIDLGTGNNNKINWALKDKQEFIDIVETVYRGARKGRGLVIAPKDYSTKYRY, translated from the exons ATGTCGTATCTGCTACCACATCTGCACTCCGGATGGGCTGTAGATCAGGCCATCCTGGCGGAGGAAGAGCGTCTCGTTGTCATCCGATTCGGCCACGACTGGGACGAAACCTGCATGCAG ATGGATGAAGTGCTTGCTTCAGTTGCCGAAACGATAAAGAACTTTGCTGTGATTTATCTTGTGGACATAACAGAAGTGCCTGATTTTAACACAATGTATGAGCTGTACGATCCTTCCACGGTCATGTTCTTCTTCAGAAACAAGCATATTATGATTGATCTTGGCACTGGAAATAACAACAAGATTAACTGGGCTCTCAAGGACAAGCAGGAGTTCATAGACATTGTTGAGACTGTATACCGTGGGGCAAGGAAGGGTCGTGGTCTAGTAATTGCTCCAAAAGATTACTCTACTAAGTACCGCTACTGA